attcacacacacacacacacacacacacacacacacacacacacacacacacacacacacacacatatatatatatatatatatgcatttgcAGGTAACCTAAAGTATAAAGTCAAAGCtttaattgttaacattctgaaACGTTGTGGCAATTTTCAGAGTTATTTAGTTTTGGGAACAAAATTGTTAGGTATTATACTAGTAATAAAAGtagttgtgattattattattattattattattattattattattattattattattattattattagtagtagtattattaataataataataataataataataataataataataataataataataataataataataataataatgcattgtgaATTACTATCCAGGATAAACAATGTGACAAAtaacatttcataaaataaatcttaatgttaAATGCTGGCAAGTAAGCAAACAGAGCAGACAAAGGAATACAAGAAAAGTGGAGCGTGAAAGAGTGACACGTGCAGCAGACAGCAGGAAACGAAAGAGCAGCGAGAAACTCTGGCTGTACGAAACGCAGACTGGCTTAATTCCCTAAAGCCTGGGCCAAGGAATAGGGTAACAAATCAGGAATTTCCTTTTGCCACTCCTGCTGCTAGGAGCAACTACCAAGCAGCCTGACTTGCATGCTCCCGCTTCCGCGCTGAAAACGCAGGTCTGGGTTGCTAGACCCAGTTCTGTAGCATTTCTGCACCTTCTTCGATTGGGTTATTGAAGGcttcttgagtttttttttaatctttatttccACAGAGCACATTGCTAAACTACGccgttgcttttttttctgttacccCTCCTATCCCCACCCACACACAAGCCTGTGagcggctttaaaaaaaaaaaaaaaaaaaaaaaaaaaactcatgacGTTTACAGAAGGGGGCAAGCTGCGTTTTCTTATTCTGGATGCATTTGGGTACAACTTTGTAACTTGACTTTTAAAAGTTGCGCGAAGCTGTTGTGCTGCTTTATCTTTGACGCCGCGAAGAAGCGAGAATCCCAAGTTACACTTACAGATGCGAAAAGGAGCAACAGGCAGCGGCTCTAAGAAGTTTGGATTGCCTTACTGTTCTGAGTGTACGGAGACCAAGTCCCGTTATTTCTTTCCTTTGGGGTTGAATCGGAGTCGGGTTGTTCTCTGCACCGCTGGGATGCGTGGATGCTTTTCAGTGTTGGGGTCTGGATTACTTCAGCACGTCCTTGGATTCAATtgatctctctcacacacacacacatacacacagagatacacacagcCGTGCGTATTTAGAATTATAAAGCGAGCGTCTCCTTTCTGAAGAGGAGGGATGAACGCGGTAAGAAGAGTTTGGAAGGATGTTCTCGGTTGTAAAATGGAAACGAAGAAAACCTtggctgtttttctgtttctgtatttAGGCGTTTGTCTGAGTTACAGCCAGGATCTAAACCCTAAAGGGAGAAACGTGTGCAGGGGAATGGGGTAAGTCAAATGAAGCAGCTGGGCATGTTAGGGAGCGGGGCATGTTGCGGTAAATTGTACTTCCACGGGTTGTGTAATAAAGAGATGTATATGGGCCAAACTCTGGTCAAAAGCTTTTTGTAACACCCTTCTCTTCAAAAAGTCAACTGTAACAATGTCACAATCGTACTACCACCCATACAGATGTTATTTCCGGGgcatttgtacatttatttatttatttatttatttatgtatttatttatttgtttgttcatttattatctatgcatttatttatttaataacaacgGCAAACAAtgctttgttattattaattatgtagTACAAACAGATAGGTGAACTCGCTTTTTCTAGTCTGTTTTCTGAGCTTCTCGATGTAGTGACACCCTGGTTTGCTGTCAATCACGGATGAGGTCAGATCTCTGGTCCATGCCTCCAGATGTTCACAGCTGTCTTGTTTCCATGTCTAACATGGCCCACACGGGGGCGCTCTTGTCACTATTGGGGTACGTGTGTAGTGCAAGGGGCAGTAACCCAATTCTTGTTACTAAACAACCTCACTACCCAGGACCAGTAAGAAAACCATACTGCTGTCCGTCTATAATCTGAGCAGAatatatcaaaataataaaaaataataatacaaaaaaagcattattatattaattgtatattattttaaacacatggcTAATGCATGCAACTGTGTACTtgtgttaatataaatatatccaATATCAGGAAGGGCCTTATCTGAAACAATTTCAGAGTTCACTGTTTATTTAGATCAATGGAACCAAGGGCGCTGGAGCTAGAGGTGCTGGGGGGgcggcagcacccccttggcttggCACGGCTTCCATcacatacaggggttacagttttgttcagtggctttcaacCCCCACTTGAAAAGTCATTCCAGTGCCACTGAACGGAACAGACCCTAACATTTGATTATGTATTAACCCAGGCTTTAGGATCCCATGTAACGTCTATTACATGCCTCtgagttgtttcttattagttaCATTAACATCCTTTTGTAAAACACTATGCACAGTGGGGCAAAAGCACATCAACCCTGAGAATGGCTGTCTGCACCTCCATCTGAACGGTCTGCCTGTAGTTCTGTCCCTGAAGGCAGAGTGAGGCATGTAGACCTGCAGTAACCCACTGGTCCGGATCCTATTGGCTCAGCTGCAGCATGCAGTGCACCAGCAGTCTTCTCTAGATTGCACATGCATACTTTTAAAATGGGAATACTGACAGACATAGCAGATGTGTTAAATGTGTCATGAACACAAAGCAGCAGGAACATCGATGTTTCAGCTTTGTAATTGGCATTTGCAATGTTATCTCTGGCCCCACTTCTCTTCTGTTGAAGGTCACTTGTGCGCTGTACTGTGCTCCAATTTGAAACATGTTGTAATTCAAATTCACTCCAACCTAGGTGGGATTGGcagaaaggtcacattgtcacctGATTTGAATGGAGTGAGGAAGGCGGTTCCACagtaaaaaacaagtttaataaagcatagtgaaagcattgtgaatcccagagaggtatggtaaaacaggattaaccatggtaaactgtgcaCAGTAagaccatgggaaaagcatgatggTAAACTCCTATAAGGGATGCGTTACAAAGAAACAGTTCATTGTGCGTTGATCTGCTGGGGCCAGCACTAAACAACATTGTTTTAGCCTCTGAGGCATTTGACCCTTTCTTAAAGCAAGAAGCGATTTAGTCAGCATGTCTAAAAAGCTATTTAAAGAGGAAATGACTCAGTGTATCACAAGAGCAATTGTTTCATTTCTGGACAGGCTCCATCTGCTTTAAAGCGGCTGCAATACACACAAGTTTCCTGAAGTAACAGGAATAGATCACATTCTACTGATGCAGACTTAACTGTTTATAGCACTGACAGCAAAAACTTGACTTACAGTCACCCAGTAAGTATTGTGGAACTTCAATTTAGCACCCTTTTGACTGCTGCCTCGGGTCCACATTTCCTTCCCCTATTCCTCAGTTACAGTAAAGCAGGATTGGTGTTAGTAGCTGACACTGTCATGTAATAACCCTTATCTGTTGTGCTCTTCCTCTCACTATaatggtctcaaatgtgcactgttgaaagaagcacatgctaTAGTCATGCTTTCAGGTCATGTTGCAATTCTTGAAATTGTCTCCAACACTTCACAGCCTTCAACATGTTATTTTCCATATGGACTGACATGCTTCCAACCAGTAGCATGCTTTTACCCAGCTGAAGTGAAACGACAGAGGAAGCGAAGCAGTAACAGTCTTCCTGAGAGCAAAGCATGGAaactaagaactttctttaacccatAACGATGAATATGCGTGTTTGCTagatgtttctttcaaagctgcacagtTGGGACTTATGTAGGCACCGCATGTAAAATTTATAGAGTGATGTTGTTAGCTGCAACCCTTTGATGTGGGGTCCTAGCAGAGTCTATGGGACAGGCGGGGGGCATGTGCAGAGCAACATATGAGTGCAAAGTACCTCTTTTTGCAGTGTGTCTCATTGTTAATTAATGTCTCTTTCATGCTGTAGTTTCAAGTCCCCCCAGTTCACTATGGGAACATATGAAACATTAGATTATGGGTACAAGGTTGCTTGCTGTCTATGTTCACTTTGCTAGAAAGCTTTTTGAAACTGACCAGGAACCCAATCTTCAGACATCATTTTAGTACACTCTGTGTGCCGGCATGAAGGTGCATGAACACATGCATGCAGCTGTGTGTAGAAGCATCAGATTTAAACAAAGTGAAGTTTTAAAGCAGATTCAGCACGTTGGTTATAGCCATCCATGTCctcattcaaaaacaaaaatgcaaaaaaatacagtttgcaaactctgccaaaatctatatttacattgttttgtgtGTAGGTAGGGGAGCAATAGGATTTTTGGCACGTGGTaagatatattatttttttcgTATTGGGGATGTAAGTGCACAGAAGCAGAGGTTATGGGAAAATCCAAATTGTCTTGGCTTGTCTTTTAAGGAAAATTATGTGGGAGTTCAGACAACTGGGAATGCAGACCTCTTGACTGCTTGCTGTTAAAAAGATGGTAGCAGTTAAGGATGCCGTGGAGAGACCCTTTAATGCTTAAAAAGCAAAAAGAAGTAAACTACTGGGTGTCTTCTCATTCTGATGTTAAGTAATAGATTACACCATGATTGCTCTTGGAGTGCTCTAGTTATTCCACAGCCTAGCCAAACAACCCATGATTGCTCTTGGAGTGCTCTAGTTATTCCACAGCCTAGCCAAACAACCCATGAGCTGCTGAACAGTGAAATAACCATCGCGCTCTGTGAACATTCATggactgtgctgtttgtttaacaAGGATCATGTATGGAAAATGAAGCATGTTTAACCTAAGCTAACTGTATTTGGAGGCTTGATTCCTAAGATCAGGCTCCACAGCTTAGCAATGTCATCGGAGCAGTGTGATTTGCACAGCCTTTCTGCCTTTGGGTTTGAAGGACGCATGGCAGGTTCCAAAATGAGAttcgtttaaaaaataataatacaaaacactcaGCACCAGCAAATATGAAAACGTTATTTTATGCTTGATCTCTCAACGCTTGGTTGTTTCAATCAAAGGTTTTAACAGTATGTATCACCCATTActaagagaataataataatccaacaagcaagctggtttcacagaccaggaCCAACACTTCTCGCAGTTAGAGTTCTTTATCTAAGGAACCGCTGGGTTGCTCTTTGAAACCAGCCAGTCCACAGTTCACTGATTGTAGCTCAAGGGTATGCACTATTATTAAATGAATGAGTAATATTGGTATTTTCTTCTTGTTCAGTTCGTTTGTATGCTGCCCTGGATGGAAGCAGCACGTGGATGACTGCATTGCACGTAAGTATGTTAAGCTCATATACGGTGCGTTCTACAGGCAGCCTACTATAGGCAACTGCTGAGCAAATTTTTCTGTCAGCTTATGAAGCCAGCTGTTGATGGGATCATTTTCAAGCAATGTTCACTGTAGTAGTCCAAGCCAGAAATATGGATGAATCTTGATTTGAGCTACTTTGTGAAAGTGTCCCCGGCAGCAAGTTGCATGGAAAGTTGCCTGGTGTCACATGGTCTTAAGTTATTAGCACAGCTGATATCACTGTTATCTTAAACTGTTTTCATAATGATGGGTAAGAACTGGACAGTAATAGGTTGacccattttaaaaagcacaatgaAGCTTTCTTGAACCAGGACAGAACTGGTGTATTTACCAGTCTTTTAGTACTAGTGATCCTCTAACTCACTAGTGATACTAGTGATTTAGAGGAGATAATCATAAACATTCCCcttagcaaaagcatagcaaagtgtactaaatcattgtgaaaacatggtaaagcataggtacgcATATAAAGACCAGCGAGGTggagtaaagcatattaaaaaacacagcaaaccagggtaaactatgctaGATGCACAGTATAGCCATGGCAAAAgcttggtaaaactgcaaaaataccttgcaaaaataccgtggtaaacttttagaagtaCACAAAACCCATCTGGCTGGGATTGTGGGGCGGTTTGCTAGAAGTTAGTTTTAAcgagttttctattttaaacaataataacgaCCAATCAACATGGAAGTAAGGCCTTTTTAGCTAAAAATGTTGACTTTTGTGCACGCTGCTGAACAAGGACAGTAAATGTTCACATACTACTGAGTGAAGTTTTCTCATCTGTTCTCTCATAATGTCTATCTGCAGCTGTTTGTGAAGGGAATTTTACCTGCAAAGAGAACGAAGTGTGTGTGAGACCCAATGAATGTCGCTGTCGCCATGGATACTTTGGAGCCAATTGTGAGACCAGTGAGTGCACGGACgtgttttattttagttgctTGATTTGTATTTACCTTCCTGTGCAGTCTTTTTCTCAGGGGAAAGTCAGATTTCACTTTTTCTCTATGTATTCATTTAGGAATAATTATAGTTCCTGACTCAACACACAGCGTGTGTGTTTAGTGAAGCAGTCACGGGCGCACACACCACTAAGCAGAAACTAACTAGTGAGACATGGCAGAAAATGCTGCAAGCACTTGCCTAACTTCAGTACACCCTGAGCTTTACACCCTGATCTTTACAACTGACCTGGTGCTTTTCTTCCCCTCCAGAATGCCCTGGTCAGTTCTTCGGCCCGGACTGCAAGGAAATGTGCACCTGCCACCCGAATGGGCGCTGTGACGACGTGATCGGCAAGTGCACCTGCAACCCCAACCGCTGGGGGGTCAAGTGCGAGAACCAGTGCCTCTGCCAGCGGGGGAAGTGCGACCAGGACACGGGCAAGTGCACGTGCGACACGGGCTGGTGGGGCCCCCAGTGCGCCAACACGTGCTACTGCAGCAGCAGCTCAGTGTGCGAGCAGAGCACGGGGCGTTGCATCTGCCAGCCGGGCTGGTGGGGGCGTACCTGCAACAGCCAGTGCCCCTGCAGCAACTCCCCCTGCGAGCAGTTCAGCGGGCGCTGCCAGTGCCATGAGAGGCTGTGGGGCACGCGCTGCGAGAGGTACTGCCAGTGCGTCCATGGCAAGTGCAACCAGGCTGACGGCTCCTGTACCTGCAAGCCAGGCTACAGAGGAAAGTTCTGCAGGGAGCCCTGCCCCGCGGGCTTCTATGGGCAAGGCTGCAGACGCAGGTGGGTGCTGCTTGTATCAGAACCGTGATGGGTTTTTATTGGTGGAGCTGAGTGCAGTGTTTCAGCCCAGTACACTGTGATTGGTTTTTATTGGTGGCTGAGTGCAGCGTATCAGCCCAGTACACTGtgattgttttttattggtgGCTGAGTGCAGTGTATCAGCTCACTACACTGTTGAGACGTGCAGCTTgatgtgtgtttatgttttgtgacTTTAACAGTGGAActtaggggaaaaaaacaacataccttTTGACAATATTTTATCAAGAAATATTGCAATATCATCATCTATATCGATGACTCAGTTACAAAACCAGCCCTTACAgcaccattttctttttcaaattaagtccaaaaaaaaaaaaaaaaatagacctaaAATATTTTTGGTGTTTTCATTCCATACATTTCTAATATCATGCACTGGCCAGAAGATGGATTACTTTTGTGTTGATTTCATCCCAGAAAAAGTCATTAGGCTTTAAAAAGTTGCGCTGTCCAGCCAAAGTGACGCCAATTCAAGGTTCAGTGAATGAGCTCGTGAGGCTGATGTTATCATGTAATCACTGCATGTTTGTAGTAACTGCAGGATCTGGCGTTCTGTCTCAAACttcatttgaattcattttttaaccCCTTAGTTATAATTATCACTTTTTCCCAGCACTGTTACCCATCGTTGTTCTGCGTGCTGAGTAGTGAACATAGGTTAGGTTAGTTCCCGTGTGTAAATATAGACAGAACAGGGATGATTATGGCTATTCAATAAAACTACAAGTGAGCAAAAAAATAAGGTGCAAATATATGCTCCAATTCTCATGGGCCTAGATTTGTAAGTGCAAAGGActatgggagttgtagttttcgaAAGCACTCACTGAGTTTCTCTTTTAGATGCGGGCGGTGTAAACAGCAGCAGCCGTGCACAGTTACAGAAGGGCGCTGCCTGACTTGTGAAGCTGGCTGGAACGGCACCCAGTGTGACCAGATCTGCTCCCCTGGTTTCTTCGGGGGAGAGTGCAAGGAAGTGTGCCCGCCCTGCAAAGATGGCCACCCCTGCAACCACGTGGATGGGAAATGCACACACTGCAACCCTGGCTGGATCGGAGACCGGTAACTGGGTTCATTCACTTAAAATGGGTTTCAACTTATTTTGAGGCAATAGGACTTACagcatatactgtgtgtatatacgtATCTAAACTCCAGATCCACAGGGACCAATTAAATGATGTGTTTTTGTAGGTGTGAGATAAAATGCCCCAATGGAACTTATGGAGAGAACTGTAAAAACATCTGCAATGATTGTTTTAACGGGGAATGCCATTTCACCACTGGAGAATGTCTCTGCAATCCGGGCTCCTATGGGACCAAGTGAGTATAAATACCTTTATGTTCAGCTGGGGAAATATTCTGCTTTGGTGGGCTCGCTAAAAGCTATTGCCAGATGTCTGTGAAAGGGCTTAATAATCATCTGTATACACACCGCAGAACTTTCAAACTACACTGACTAAGCAGTGCACCCATAAGAGTAATTCGAGGTCCATTATGACAGACAGGCTCAATGTTTGCATAAGGTCTGTTTTAAATGATAGCTATAAGGCTACTACCACCTTGCAACAAAAGTGAAATCAGTGAAGCCACCTTAAATGCTTTCAAACAGCTGAGTTAGTATTGTTAATccacatgtaaataaaatgtaatgtcacAAAACAGTGTCACACATCAGTCTTTGGGCCTGTAATATAGCATTCTTTTATGCAGTAACTCCAATAGTAAAAACCTTGACAATGGCTTATGATTTAAActacacagttgtttttttcttttcctagcCCAGAATCATGTTGAACATGTGTACACTGTCTAAGTATATCACATATCCAGCAGAACCCCCATTTATTATTGGCCATGTGTATGTTAGCATCTGATCAGAGTTTATTGTCGTGATGCTGTAATCATACCCCCTGCAAGTTTAGAGTTCTTCAGGTTTTGATCTAGAAACCGAACAACGACAAAGAAAATGCGAGGAGGGACTCAGAGACAATacaaaattattgaaaaaataaagctgtctAGTCTTTCATCCAGAGCTCACATAATTTACATCCTGAAGGACGGATGTTTATGTTTGTTATGTTTTCCAGTCAGACACAAGCTATTTTTTATCTCTGCCTTTTTATAACTTCTGCTGGAATCTCAAGGGCATAGCCACTGCTCTCGGGCATCTCAGACAGTGATGAGTCAGGGACCCCCCGAGCCAGTCTGCTCTAGTTATATGTTTCAAAAATagccttcttcttcttcttcttcttcttcttcttcttcttcttcttcttcttcttcttcttcttcttcttcttcttcttcttcttcttcttcttcttcttcttcttcttcttcttcttcttcttcttcttcttcttcttcttcttcttcttcttcttcttcttcttcttcttcttctcttacCCTAAgccttgtttttgttctgtttcctCTCCACAGCTGTAACATGACTTGCCCAGCTGGTCAGTATGGAGTGAACTGTGCCCATGCCTGCTCCTGCCATGAGAGTACCTGTAACTCCACCACTGGGGAGTGCTTCATGCGTGAGCTACTTTATTACCTCACTGAGATTGTGAAACCTGCTGTCCCTTATTCAGGGATACACAGGGGGTTCTTTATACACTAGTGATCCATTTAAGAAACATCCTCAATTATCCGTGAGAACGAAGCTTAACTTATTTCAGCTACTCCTCAGCTATAAATTTGcacttttaaataattgttttctaaGTATGACCTGGGCAAAGTAGGTAAAAACTAGGTATCAATATTATTAACTTGTAGTAATAGCTTGGCATACACCTATGTGTGAAAGCTAATCTACTTAGATGGCTATGAGTGGCATTCGTTACAATCCCAGAAAATCCAAGTAAATCGGGTTCATGCTCAGTCCCAAAAACTTGTATATTTAGATTTATCTATAGCAATAACTACAAAACCACAATGATGTCCACATGTGCTTTTATAGATAGCTGTAGCTGTGAATACACACCCAGCAGACTTGACGTTGCTACCAGAAGATCTCCCCTCTTTCTCAGGGTTGTGTTCGTTGGCAGGGTTCCCCCTGACCGCGAGCGAGGGTGGAAGGGGATGGCTCTGTGTTTTCTCCTGCTGAAAGGAAGAGAGGATTTATTGGGAAGCAAAGTCAGCTGAGGTCACGTGGGCGGACGTGCAGGGAAATCCAGGGCAGCAATGATGATGTCACAGTGTCAGAGCTAAACAAGCCCTTCTTTGATCCAGCTGTGAACACAGGCGCTGAACTTTAGCCTTGCGCAACAATTCATAGACAGGAGCAGAGCTTGGTGCCAAGTTGCTCAATGAAGCCATATTCTTCCTGACTGTAAAGCATTCTCAAGAGCTTTTGTTGCACTTCCATAGAAATGCCGACCAGCTGCCTTGGTTTAATTTGAACTGTAACAACTCTTAATAGAAATCCTTAGTACCAGTAAACAGGTAGTACAGAATCCATTCAGCCTTGCAACTTCTTCACGTTCAGTTTTCTACTACAGGATGGATCTTAGGATGCAAAGGcttgaagtttaaaaataataactgtacACAGTAAGGTTGTGGCCTTTTAGACACAGGTGCTTGGGACTGGAGTCCATTCTGTTATTATGCATCACTGGACTGCTGTATATGTTGGGGTAAACTATCTATTAGTTAAATTCAAGGAAAATACCAATGATTCCCACAGTAGGTATCACATAAATTATAACTGTGAGTAATAGCCAAAGTTTGCGTGGCTCAGTAAACGCTTCTGTTTTTTACAGAAACCAATCAGAGAATGGGCGTGATTGCAGCGGGGGCGCTAGTGATcttcctcctcgtcctcctcctctCACTCCTGTGCTGCTGCTGCGTCTGCCGCAAGAAAAACAAGAACGAGTAAGTCCGGGCTGGGTGTCTTGAGAACATCACAGCACAGGGAGACCCAGGGTGCAGGAGACCAGCGTTCACATATCAGCTtgcttctttaaaacattttaaaccggcgggcaaaagtatttatttgtttttttttatctaaatgtGCTCCAATATCATGAACACATCACTGACAACGTAATGCTCCAGTTAATAAATGATTGCTCTACGCTGATTGTGTATTGCATGAACTTATAacttcctaaaaaaaataaaaattgctaaaAAGTTCATTGCAGCAAGTATTTTGATTATGAAGGAATACCAAAGCAGCCATGTTTTTACGTTCTTTACATTTTATGTTCCACATTTTCATGAACTGTGTTTTTTATCGTGGGTCCTTATGCTTTAATTATCTTCATTTCCTTGCAGTCCAGAGCATGAGAACTCTGCGAACAGCAAGAAAACTCGAAGACAGCTTTGTGGCAGGTTCAGTAGGATCAGCACCAAATTCCCCAGGATTCCACTGAGACGCCAAAAACTGCCAAAAGTTGTGGGTGAGTCCAAATGAGTCGCAATTGGTTTTAGATCAGCTCTGGTCTTTCATGGCCATCCGAGTTCTGACATTCATCTCCATTATATATCTGGCCAGGGCTTGTATATAGCTATGGTTTATAGCATGATATAATGGCAAAACCAACATAGTAGTGAAATGACCCTCGTTCATTCTATTTTCTCCAAGGCTGATCTATGTCAGTGATGCCCAGCATCCTAAGAATTGCTGCCTTTTGCTCAGTGATTGAAGCCTGGTATGGGAGGTTTGCCACTGAACTGAATCCAGACTGAAATGTACAGAGCCTACTGTATGCGCTGCACATTGTTCTGCACTGGGTTGTATTGTGATGCTGTGGAATGATCAGAGTATTTATCAGTGGCTACAGAACCTGAACCTTTACGTCTCCTGTAGGGAGAGTCTAACACTTTGCCTTCTCCCTGGCCCATCAAAATGAACaagcattgtcatcctggaattGCCTTTCAAAATCAGGAAGCAAACTGTACATTTCTGGCTAAACTGCTCGCTCTGTCCATGAGATGTGATTGCATTGAGCCTTGGTCTGCCCGACCTCCAGAGCTCAGTCAAGTTTAAGCCCTATGGGATGAACTGAACAGATGTTTAGATAAAAAAAACGAATAAATACTTTTGCCCGACTGTCAAGGCTATCCCAGCCCACAACACTGCACTCATTGTTTTAGGTTTCCGAAGACAAGTGGTCCCTGAGTTATGGGTACATAAATATTAGTAGCTAGCTAGCTATAGATATTTATTAACGCAGCATATTTTGGATGCAGCTAATGAAACATTTTCATTGTAGAGTAATTTTTCCACTGAAAAGAGAGTtgaaaaagtctgtttttatcaccaaatgttatttcatttgAAAGGAATGCTCTGGTTGCAAGCCTTATTATTCTTGGCAGTCTGCACGTGCCATGTGTTCATATTATTACAAGCTTAAACAGTCCCGTTTTCAAAAAGGAGTCGACGAGCAAAGAGCTATATTATTAAACGATGGGGGGGTTAGTGGCGAGGAGTGATGGTTTATCAAAGGCTGCTGTGTTTGACCGATTGCATAGCTCCTGTTTGGGGCACTTCTGTATTCGTGTGTTATTGGTAACAGGGTTGCAGAGTTTTCCTAAAGCAGATTTTAACATCTTTAACTGTTCTCTAAACTCTACAGTCACTGTCATTGGGAATTATGCTGTCTGACCAAATCCACGGAGCACAGCACTGCAGTCCTGAAATGCGTGAGAATACGTATTTGCTATGTGTGTAGCTTTCAAATGGGATCTACAAAGCATATGGAAATGCATGGCAGTTAACATTGATGGGATTGTTTCGTTAGCTATAACCCCTTTCACTGGTTTCTTGCTGCCCAGCACAGGGTTTCAGCAGCTAAATACTGGGCAGTATTTGTTTAACAGTAAACGTCAATGTAAACAACAGTTAATTGACTATAGAATTGTACACAGGGGACTTTAACCAGAGGCTGAACCAGCATTATAGTTTCATAGACGAGGGCTCTGAATATGTCAAGCCATATAATAAGAGTATTAAAACAGATAATAACAGTGGAAAagggtggggttttttttcaacAGCTAGCAAATGTTGAAAAAACACTTCATAATAGAAAGAATGAATCTGCAATAAAATGTTGGCCAAAAAAAGAACTAATCTAATTACTAAGTTAAGAAAACAATGTGTACTTTTGTAAAGACTTCAgggtaaaaaaattataattcaccacaagtcagtcaagtcagtctaGCCATTGTGCCGCGT
Above is a window of Polyodon spathula isolate WHYD16114869_AA chromosome 25, ASM1765450v1, whole genome shotgun sequence DNA encoding:
- the LOC121299865 gene encoding scavenger receptor class F member 2-like — encoded protein: MNAVRRVWKDVLGCKMETKKTLAVFLFLYLGVCLSYSQDLNPKGRNVCRGMGSFVCCPGWKQHVDDCIAPVCEGNFTCKENEVCVRPNECRCRHGYFGANCETKCPGQFFGPDCKEMCTCHPNGRCDDVIGKCTCNPNRWGVKCENQCLCQRGKCDQDTGKCTCDTGWWGPQCANTCYCSSSSVCEQSTGRCICQPGWWGRTCNSQCPCSNSPCEQFSGRCQCHERLWGTRCERYCQCVHGKCNQADGSCTCKPGYRGKFCREPCPAGFYGQGCRRRCGRCKQQQPCTVTEGRCLTCEAGWNGTQCDQICSPGFFGGECKEVCPPCKDGHPCNHVDGKCTHCNPGWIGDRCEIKCPNGTYGENCKNICNDCFNGECHFTTGECLCNPGSYGTNCNMTCPAGQYGVNCAHACSCHESTCNSTTGECFMQTNQRMGVIAAGALVIFLLVLLLSLLCCCCVCRKKNKNDPEHENSANSKKTRRQLCGRFSRISTKFPRIPLRRQKLPKVVVAHHDPENTFNCSFIEPPSAMEQPSPSWSSRGSFSSFETSDDGPVYCVPHEESMSENKEKGSSNVVEKVAPPISEEDAGEYTSLKDTGKALPGDTSETPLLKSSDSEGSTSGSESTSGALYARIARLSKQSEDENSSNVKGNGKPPSPERAKPRPPDPSTKPKISWIHGKAGNGQNPESSQGPVPTKEKRRSQSETSGKSEEKHSSRTKEKGAKHSKEQSSPEGKGSEETHSPSKHKSHKTRAGQEQMEHINGAVQNALKKIGNFHGDKKGSETKEVPKSPSKSRSEVIHPHMNSEAATLLAAQLKEKTQSINRCEGMTKQNGLASPQSHREKPTPPQKTKRSAPAGPNHNSSKPLLPTSSSLQKIVTPVSEIIPSEAKSPERQDLNNLKQDGGDPTPKKTPIKKPPRRKDKEATLDSPPKTAIMPPQMVK